The Fusarium oxysporum Fo47 chromosome II, complete sequence genome includes a region encoding these proteins:
- a CDS encoding Lecithin:cholesterol acyltransferase-domain-containing protein: MAKNLRRRNVQGQDEDTKTNESDDASREESSATDPTTHVRVVEHAVPKTRKRRNTFIFFLGSLFGIIAAGFFASSNDLIDLPEFTDLSMDNLLDALPAGLVRDIRDLIQGERDFAESYEPFSVGTKARAEGLEAYHPMIMIPGVISTGLESWGTANISKAYFRKRLWGSWTMMKALVMDKEVWKKHVMLDKRTGLDPPNVKLRAAQGFDATDFFITGYWIWSKIFENLASVGYDPTNSFTAAYDWRLSYPNLEVRDRYFTRLKSHIEVALEVDNRKVVLASHSMGSQVLFYFFHWVQSERGGRGGQDWVERHVEAWINISGCMLGAVKDLTAVLSGEMRDTAQLNPFAIYGLEKFLSKEERAEIFRGMPGISSMLPIGGNAVWGNLTWAPDDLPGQNRSYGSLLNFRVGSNWTTPDRNFTVEEGLSYLLNTTEDWYQDQLKGSYSRGIAHTIAEVEANELDPKKWINPLETRLPLAPSLKIYCFYGVGKPTERGYYYRSPDQPLMTNLNITMDTGFTEGDVDHGVIMGEGDGTVNLLSTGYMCNHGWNMKRYNPAGVKVTVVEMPHEPERFNPRGGPRTADHVDILGRYNLNELLLRVAGGKGDTITNYVVSNIKEYASRVKIYDDHHEENEEEKRKS, translated from the coding sequence ATGGCGAAAAATCTGCGGCGCCGAAATGTTCAGggtcaagatgaagataCGAAAACGAACGAGAGCGACGATGCTTCGAGGGAGGAAAGTTCAGCGACCGACCCGACAACGCACGTTCGTGTTGTCGAGCACGCCGTTCCAAAGACCCGGAAGCGGCGCAATACCTTCATTTTCTTTCTTGGTAGTTTGTTTGGAATAATCGCCGCCGGGTTTTTCGCTTCCAGCAATGATCTTATCGACCTTCCCGAGTTCACCGACTTGTCCATGGACAACCTATTAGATGCTCTGCCAGCTGGATTGGTCAGGGACATACGCGATCTAATCCAAGGCGAGCGCGACTTTGCAGAATCATATGAGCCTTTCTCTGTCGGAACCAAAGCACGAGCTGAAGGTCTTGAAGCATACCATCCCATGATTATGATACCAGGCGTTATTTCGACTGGACTCGAGTCTTGGGGAACCGCCAATATCTCAAAGGCTTACTTCAGGAAGCGACTTTGGGGAAGTTGGACCATGATGAAAGCCTTGGTCATGGACAAGGAGGTCTGGAAGAAGCATGTGATGCTCGATAAGAGGACGGGACTTGATCCGCCAAACGTGAAACTAAGAGCTGCCCAGGGCTTCGATGCCACCGATTTCTTCATCACAGGTTATTGGATTTGGAGCAAGATCTTTGAGAATCTTGCTTCGGTTGGCTACGACCCGACAAACTCCTTCACAGCTGCTTATGATTGGCGCTTGTCCTACCCTAACCTCGAGGTGCGAGACCGATATTTCACCCGACTCAAATCACACATTGAAGTTGCGCTGGAGGTGGACAACAGAAAAGTTGTCTTAGCATCGCACAGCATGGGCAGCCAGGTCTTGTTCTACTTTTTCCACTGGGTGCAATCAGAGAGGGGCGGCCGCGGTGGTCAGGACTGGGTTGAGCGACATGTTGAGGCTTGGATCAACATTAGCGGATGCATGCTCGGGGCAGTCAAAGATTTGACTGCTGTACTGTCGGGTGAGATGCGCGATACAGCTCAGTTGAACCCCTTTGCGATCTACGGCCTGGAAAAGTTTCTGAGCAAGGAAGAAAGGGCTGAAATTTTCCGTGGCATGCCCGGTATATCATCTATGCTACCCATTGGTGGCAACGCCGTCTGGGGCAATCTGACATGGGCCCCAGATGACTTGCCAGGTCAGAATCGTTCGTACGGATCTTTGTTGAACTTCAGAGTCGGGTCGAACTGGACAACCCCTGATCGTAACTTCACTGTTGAGGAGGGCTTGTCCTACTTACTCAATACGACTGAGGATTGGTACCAGGATCAGCTCAAGGGCAGTTATTCTCGTGGCATTGCCCACACTATCGCCGAAGTCGAAGCCAATGAGTTGGACCCCAAGAAATGGATCAACCCTCTTGAGACCCGACTACCACTTGCACCTAGCCTCAAAATTTACTGCTTCTATGGCGTCGGGAAGCCTACAGAGCGAGGATACTATTACAGGTCCCCTGACCAGCCTCTGATGACGaatctcaacatcaccatggATACGGGCTTTACCGAAGGAGACGTCGATCACGGCGTTATCATGGGTGAGGGCGACGGGACTGTGAATCTCCTCAGCACCGGTTACATGTGCAATCATGGCTGGAACATGAAACGCTACAATCCAGCAGGTGTCAAGGTCACAGTCGTTGAAATGCCCCACGAGCCAGAACGTTTCAACCCTCGAGGAGGACCTCGTACAGCTGACCACGTCGATATTTTGGGGCGATACAACCTGAACGAGCTGCTACTGCGGGTGGCTGGTGGAAAAGGTGACACGATTACGAACTATGTTGTCAGCAATATTAAAGAATATGCATCTAGAGTCAAGATTTATGATGATCACCACgaagagaacgaggaggaaaagaggaAGTCATAG
- a CDS encoding acyl-CoA N-acyltransferase has translation MAPTKIDNLPGELRYVQYEHALEAQYLPAIRALISKDLSEPYSIYVYRYFLCQWAHLCFMALNPADSSLIGVIVCKLEVHASHSNPTRRGYIAMLAVASDFRGHGIATTLVKKAIDAMTKRNADEIVLETEETNVAAMRLYEQLGFLRTKKLHRYYLNGNSAYRLVLPLKYIDLDASANDLEIIDV, from the exons ATGGCCCCTACCAAAATCGACAACCTTCCTGGCGAATTACGCTACGTACAATACGAACATGCCCTCGAGGCTCAGTATCTACCCGCTATCCGGGCATTGATCTCAAAGGACTTGAGTGAGCCTTATAGCATCTATGTATATCGGTATTTCTTGTGCCAGTGGGCACATCTCTGCTTCATG GCACTGAACCCAGCCGACTCATCTCTCATCGGTGTTATAGTGTGCAAGCTGGAAGTCCATGCTTCGCACTCCAACCCCACTCGAAGAGGCTACATCGCCATGTTGGCCGTTGCTTCCGACTTCCGTGGCCATGGTATTGCAACAACCCTCGTCAAGAAGGCTATCGACGCCATGACGAAGCGTAATGCTGACGAAATTGTCCTCGAAACTGAAGAGACCAACGTCGCTGCTATGCGATTGTACGAACAGCTCGGTTTCTTGCGCACTAAAAAGCTACACCGATACTACCTCAATGGCAACAGTGCATATCGACTTGTTCTGCCGCTTAAGTACATCGACCTTGACGCCAGCGCTAATGATCTTGAAATCATCGATGTATAA
- a CDS encoding uncharacterized protein (domain of unknown function-domain containing protein), with the protein MEYSDDSDFYGDDDMVMNLNNRLQRFDVQSWMLEQQQSPGRPIPDKSIVAETSHLHNPYAGVNYAWQLTETVDQFLARLPPRTTDITEDTPWIFICNPYIPRVEKSMGQNQLSKGNEDEAPEEEGSKTALVMEGGLERLELLSKFKDGLKKTNKVLATQERDIRKEIKKASDDILHLAHAAKVRAGKWMLFCTPAEVNDVWEIVAKATAKNELGIAAKVAPRPADEDSRKDRLICVYTTDFADKADVGRVLQKLRELRLVEARGRPIYYKPDAYTYIGISSGNPWGLKASIYKSSDIFQT; encoded by the exons ATGGAATATTCCGATGATTCTGACTTCTACG GGGATGATGATATGGTCATGAACCTTAACAACCGTTTACAACGCTTCGATGTTCAGAGCTGGATGctcgagcagcagcaaagcCCTGGAAGGCCTATTCCTGACAAGAGCATCGTTGCCGAAACATCGCATCTTCACAATCCCTATGCTGGGGTAAATTATGCATGGCAGCTTACCGAGACCGTAGATCAGTTCCTCGCACGTCTCCCACCCAGGACAACAGACATCACGGAGGATACGCCTTGGATTTTTATTTGCAATCCGTATATCCCCCGTGTTGAGAAGTCTATGGGGCAGAACCAACTCAGTAAAGGtaatgaagatgaggctccCGAGGAAGAAGGCAGCAAGACTGCGCTTGTCATGGAAGGTGGCCTGGAGAGACTAGAACTTctctccaagttcaaggacgGACTGAAGAAAACCAACAAGGTCCTTGCAACACAAGAGCGAGATATTCGAAAAGAAATCAAGAAAGCCTCAGATGATATACTGCACCTGGCGCACGCTGCCAAAGTCCGCGCTGGCAAG TGGATGTTATTCTGCACACCAGCAGAAGTAAACGACGTGTGGGAGATTGTCGCGAAAGCGACTGCCAAAAACGAGCTTGGCATTGCTGCAAAGGTTGCTCCACGACCAGCCGATGAGGATTCTCGAAAAGATCGACTCATTTGCGTGTACACGACCGATTTCGCAGACAAGGCCGACGTTGGCAGGGTGCTTCAGAAGCTGCGAGAGCTCAGATTGGTTGAAGCTCGAGGAAGACCTATCTACTATAAGCCAG ATGCATATACGTACATAGGGATATCCTCTGGGAATCCCTGGGGTCTGAAAGCGTCGATCTATAAGTCATCTGACATCTTCCAGACCTGA